In Lodderomyces elongisporus chromosome 1, complete sequence, a genomic segment contains:
- the NDE1_1 gene encoding NADH:ubiquinone oxidoreductase, producing the protein MDALRNRLSDLSRDELIQRILESEVALTEFQESSRDLEKALEDELHDLESNNTNMQKQINELKKQLENSRRHNKELSNEIDSLQEHIHKNDKEIAQLRQTLVNVEITNDTMENQDRIMTSKYEVQQSLNNQLLEKLAILEDELDRTKKANMEQGLHVANYKIQIKDLQTKIDTIEQRSKQEQEQKQKRKQEMNKCVDRGGASSISPLDERDTSFLSIREMLKSTPPPDKIRDTSSSTSSNNNNNNNCNSSYQMGRLKKSDSLQKLKNLTRDIEVFLGKQQQRQHHQHQHEQGDGLSSRSSMLKSPSTTQLSTMEDSTATRRDRSSKRISYSKRFSDLPSIGGSPISQRLMKEST; encoded by the coding sequence ATGGATGCATTACGAAACCGACTAAGTGATTTGAGCCGAGATGAACTCATACAAAGGATTCTTGAGTCCGAAGTAGCTCtaaccgagtttcaagaaTCAAGTAgagatttggaaaaagcTTTGGAAGATGAATTACACGACTTGGAATcaaacaacaccaatatgcaaaaacaaattaacgAATTGAAGAAGCAGTTGGAAAATAGTCGACGACACAATAAAGAATTGAGTAATGAGATCGACTCGTTACAAGAACATATACATAAAAATGATAAAGAAATTGCCCAGTTGAGACAAACTTTGGTGAATGTGGAAATCACCAATGACACAATGGAAAACCAAGATCGCATCATGACCAGTAAATATGAAGTACAACAATCGCTTAATAATCAATTGCTTGAAAAGTTGGCGATTTTAGAAGATGAATTGGATCGTACAAAAAAGGCCAATATGGAACAAGGTTTACACGTCGCAAACTATAAAATTCAGATAAAAGATTTGCAAACTAAGATTGATACAATTGAGCAGAGGCTGAAGcaggaacaagaacaaaaacaaaaacggAAGCAAGAGATGAATAAATGTGTTGATAGGGGTGGTGCATCTTCGATATCGCCCTTGGATGAGAGGGATACACTGTTCTTGAGTATTCGCGAGATGCTAAAAAGTACACCGCCCCCAGACAAGATCCGAGacaccagcagcagcaccagctccaacaacaataacaataacaattgCAATTCGTCATACCAGATGGGCAGATTAAAGAAATCAGATTCGTTACAAAAACTCAAGAATCTCACTAGAGATATTGAGGTGTTCCTTGGaaaacagcagcagcggcAACATCACCAGCATCAGCATGAACAAGGAGATGGACTTCTGAGTAGACTGAGTATGTTGAAATCACCTTCAACTACACAATTGAGTACGATGGAGGATTCGACCGCAACCAGACGCGATAGGAGCAGCAAGAGAATTTCATATAGTAAACGGTTTTCGGATTTACCTTCGATTGGTGGAAGTCCGATTTCGCAAAGATTAATGAAGGAATCGACATAA
- the LAG1 gene encoding sphingosine N-acyltransferase lag1: MSSAAEVSGSSHNRQEHPSLAHKRHRSSSVGEINVGDTSASLSTMPTSSASRRRSDARLMQLSSGNNSDFALAKKLLVGFRELTYRQTWILPLIVLVASFFTYYLSSPSGKVHKFMEDMMIPSYHIEGTDQYGKGANDFKFVGFYAIFFTFLREFMMCCILKPISIFLGIKKEAKQKRFMEQTYAMFYYGISGPFGLWIMSKTPLWFFETTPFYLEYPHKTHEIFFKVFYLGQAAFWVQQSVVLILQLEKPRKDFKELVLHHIITIALIWCSYRFHFTWMGIAVFITMDVSDFFLAISKTLNYLDSSLTGPFFVLFIGVWIYLRHYINLRILWSVLTEFRTVGEWELNWETQQYKCYISQPITFFLIFALQLVNIYWLILILRILYRYIFSGDKKDERSDDEEEEEEVVEAEKKQQ; this comes from the coding sequence ATGAGTTCAGCTGCAGAGGTTTCTGGATCATCTCATAACAGACAAGAGCATCCATCTCTTGCTCACAAACGTCATCGCTCATCATCAGTGGGCGAAATTAATGTTGGAGACACGTCGGCATCGTTATCAACCATGCCCACCAGCAGCGcatcaagaagaagatccGATGCTCGTTTGATGCAGTTACTGAGTGGAAACAATCTGGATTTTGCTTTGGCAAAGAAATTGCTTGTTGGATTCAGAGAATTGACTTATAGACAAACATGGATCTTACCTTTAATTGTGTtggttgcttcttttttcacatACTATTTGTCATCACCATCAGGCAAAGTACACAAGTTTATGGAGGATATGATGATCCCATCATACCACATTGAGGGCACTGACCAGTACGGGAAAGGTGCCAACGATTTCAAGTTTGTTGGGTTTTATGCCATCTTTTTCACATTCTTGAGAGAATTTATGATGTGTTGTATTTTGAAACCAATTAGTATATTTTTGGGCATTAAGAAAGAAGCTAAGCAAAAGAGATTTATGGAACAAACATATGCAATGTTTTACTATGGTATAAGTGGTCCTTTTGGATTGTGGATCATGTCCAAAACACCATTATGGTTCTTTGAAACGACTCCATTCTACCTCGAATACCCACACAAGACCCACgaaatctttttcaaagtctTTTACCTTGGTCAAGCTGCATTTTGGGTGCAACAGTCCGTTGTATTAATCTTGCAATTGGAGAAACCAAGAAAGGACTTTAAGGAATTGGTCTTGCACCacatcatcaccattgCTTTAATCTGGTGTTCCTACAGATTCCATTTCACTTGGATGGGTATTGCGGTTTTTATCACCATGGATGTTTctgacttttttttggcaatatCAAAGACTTTAAACTATTTGGATTCAAGCTTAACTGGcccattttttgttttgtttattggTGTATGGATATACTTGAGACACTATATCAACCTCAGAATCTTGTGGTCCGTTTTGACCGAGTTTAGAACCGTTGGTGAATGGGAACTTAATTGGGAGACTCAACAATACAAATGCTACATCTCACAACCAATtacattctttttgatctttGCCTTGCAATTGGTCAATATCTACtggttgattttgattcttAGAATCTTGTATAGATATATTTTCTCAGGtgacaaaaaagatgaaagaagtgacgatgaagaagaagaggaagaagtgGTTGAAGCTGAAAAGAAGCAACAATAG
- the HSE1 gene encoding ESCRT-0 subunit protein hse1, with translation MAALHTLIDKATAPTLTADNWQFILDVCDQITSDPETETAKSVSLLKTKITSTKDANTILRSLSLLVAMAENCGSRMKQEIASKSFTQDCLIKKLSDKKLHITVKLRIVEVVQQLSQSFSNDPSLKPMKDAHDRIKLEFPQLVSIQQGPTVPAKEERTAQDKNKEDEELQRVLKLSLQEFENEQNLKKQYLNNKPLPETSKNFDDGADADDDDDNDNNTNGEAPKSHEEQWQHSTTRPESPPNSDDVETVATVSRVRALYDLISYEEDELSFKKGDVITVIESVYRDWWRGSLPNGKVGIFPLNYVTPIVNKSPRELKEEIELESKLLNVEHRKIDRLLALLSVEDISQVNEAEVTQLYNEIITSRNHLSSFIDKYSQRKEELGVLYGQLSSKVKAHHETLQNQHHSYSSPSWPGQNTGGQPYNHLPYPTNPSAIPLAGQNTGSYGQQQQQQQQPYHPHQPQESFYTRPRQDTGYPLAQSNNGGGYSQNPGSNYSLQTPQPDYTPHPQTSFPSTQQPQSQPQPQPQQQQQQQQQQQQQQQYSGYSSQPPHEYTQQQQSYQSQPQFHSSQSSHGTLPMPAHSPYPAYGQDIQPQNTSYGFGNAQT, from the coding sequence atggCTGCATTGCATACTTTAATAGATAAGGCCACCGCCCCTACATTAACTGCCGATAATTGGCAGTTTATTCTTGATGTCTGCGATCAGATCACCTCAGACCCAGAAACTGAAACTGCCAAATCAGTGCTgttattgaaaacaaagataaCCTCTACAAAAGATGCAAACACAATCTTGAGGTCATTGTCGCTCTTGGTGGCAATGGCAGAAAACTGTGGTTCAAGAATGAAACAGGAAATTGCATCCAAATCATTCACTCAAGACTGTTTGATCAAAAAGCTACTGGATAAAAAACTTCATATTACCGTTAAGCTCAGAATTGTAGAAGTTGTGCAACAATTGAGCCAGAGCTTTTCCAATGACCCTTCCTTGAAACCAATGAAGGATGCACACGACCGTATTAAATTAGAGTTTCCACAACTCGTGAGTATACAACAAGGACCAACAGTCCCtgccaaagaagaaagaactGCACAAGACAAGAATAAAGAGGACGAAGAACTACAAAGAGTTTTGAAGCTATCTTTGCAagagtttgaaaatgaacagaatttgaaaaaacaatatcTTAACAATAAGCCATTACCTGAGACTAGTAAAAATTTTGATGATGGGGCCgatgctgatgatgatgatgataatgataataatactaACGGGGAAGCACCAAAATCTCATGAAGAACAATGGCAGCATTCAACCACGCGCCCAGAATCTCCACCAAATTCAGATGACGTTGAAACCGTGGCCACTGTATCAAGAGTACGCGCCCTTTACGACTTGATCTCATACGAAGAAGACGAACTATCATTTAAAAAGGGAGACGTGATAACTGTTATCGAGTCTGTATATCGAGATTGGTGGAGAGGATCGCTTCCCAACGGTAAAGTTGGGATTTTCCCACTAAACTATGTCACACCGATTGTGAACAAGTCACCTAGAGAACTCAAGGAAGAAATAGAGCTTGAGTCGAAGCTCTTGAATGTGGAGCACAGGAAAATCGATCGTTTATTAGCACTATTGTCAGTTGAGGACATTCTGCAAGTTAATGAAGCAGAAGTAACACAGCTTTATAATGAAATTATAACATCAAGAAATCATTTAAGCTCATTTATTGACAAATATAGCcagagaaaagaggaatTGGGTGTACTTTATGGCCAGCTTtcaagtaaagtaaaggCTCATCATGAAACATTGCAAAACCAACATCATTCTTATTCGTCTCCAAGTTGGCCGGGGCAAAACACGGGAGGTCAACCATACAACCATCTACCATATCCTACTAACCCGAGTGCAATCCCTCTTGCAGGTCAGAACACTGGCTCATAtgggcagcagcaacagcaacaacaacagccaTATCATCCACATCAGCCGCAAGAGAGCTTTTATACACGACCCAGACAAGATACAGGTTACCCACTTGCACAATCTAATAACGGAGGGGGGTATTCTCAAAACCCTGGATCTAATTATTCTCTACAAACACCGCAACCCGATTACACCCCTCATCCTCAAACAAGTTTTCCACTGACTCAGCAACCACAGTCACAACCACAGCCACAGccacaacagcaacaacagcaacaacagcaacaacagcaacaacaacaatactcTGGCTACAGTTCTCAGCCTCCACATGAATACacacagcagcaacaaagCTATCAATCTCAACCGCAATTCCATTCTTCTCAATCTTCTCATGGAACATTGCCAATGCCTGCCCATTCGCCATATCCTGCTTATGGACAAGATATCCAGCCGCAAAATACCAGCTATGGTTTTGGCAATGCACAAACTTAG
- the SFT1 gene encoding v-SNARE, whose amino-acid sequence MSDLYAHREEQNNQKFEQLAQTLSQFRNTVNRDIHDSIQQENGLLNQLSDNFSNLMQQVKRTSGNLTTVMNRNSSLTRIVGLILLGFFVIWMLFKLY is encoded by the coding sequence ATGAGTGACCTCTATGCGCACCGCGAAGAGCAAAACAATCAGAAATTCGAACAGCTAGCTCAAACCTTGAGTCAGTTTCGTAATACTGTGAACCGCGATATTCACGACTCTATACAGCAAGAGAATGGTCTACTTAATCAATTAAGTgataatttttcaaatttgatGCAACAAGTGAAAAGAACACTGGGTAATTTGACCACAGTAATGAATCGAAATAGCAGCCTTACAAGAATCGTGGGGCTTATCTTATTAGGATTCTTTGTCATTTGGATGCTATTTAAATtgtattaa
- the CAP1 gene encoding F-actin-capping protein subunit alpha (BUSCO:EOG09264C3N): MSVQLQDLITSLVESAPSTELSSVAENLGAITTGISKSTIENAIAEFINSTPIAISGYIISKFNKDSQSSKYIDFVKEEKFNFDVLKNRIIDVESYSTDGQINANLVKKLEEYGEDYYRDFTFNIIPEGFADDNDKSFRIIIIGQKQNQNNFYTGAWRSEYKVNGDQITGVVALDIHYFEEGNVRLKYTDDEISGTLGKSGDASGIVNFINKSENAIELKIIEQFQSLNQQSFKNLRRVLPVTRSKINWGNAIGNYRLGSDVVNKK; the protein is encoded by the coding sequence ATGTCTGTCCAATTACAAGATCTCATAACCTCACTAGTTGAGAGTGCTCCGTCAACTGAGCTTTCTAGCGTCGCTGAGAACCTTGGCGCAATCACAACCGGCATTTCGAAATCTACAATCGAGAATGCTATTGCCGAGTTCATAAACTCTACACCTATCGCCATATCAGGCTATATAATAAGCAAATTTAACAAAGACTCCCAGTCATCTAAATATATTGATTTTGttaaagaagagaaattcAATTTCGATGTCTTAAAAAACCGgattattgatgttgaatCTTATTCTACTGATGGTCAAATCAACGCCAACTTGGTTAAGAAATTGGAAGAGTATGGTGAGGACTACTACCGGGACTTTACATTTAACATTATCCCAGAAGGTTTTGCCGACGATAATGACAAATCATTTcgcattattattattgggcaaaaacaaaatcaaaacaatttCTACACTGGAGCATGGAGAAGCGAATACAAAGTAAATGGTGATCAGATCACTGGGGTCGTGGCATTAGATATACATTATTTTGAAGAAGGCAATGTTCGGTTAAAGTATACCGATGATGAAATTTCAGGAACCCTTGGCAAAAGCGGCGATGCCAGTGGTATCGTTAATTTCATTAACAAACTGGAGAATGcaattgaattgaaaattattGAACAGTTTCAAAGTTTGAACCAACAATCATTTAAGAATTTAAGACGTGTTTTACCTGTGACTAGGTCAAAGATTAATTGGGGTAACGCTATCGGGAACTATAGATTAGGTTCTGATGTGGTGAACAAGAAGTAA
- the UFD4 gene encoding Ubiquitin fusion degradation protein 4 (BUSCO:EOG092609O9): MGADEGPSSKNVQSADSNSVGIANDIATVLSSDEEHEDDSLLRLAQQAQHRKLSQRDFAIEHESHPELEIDEIQEDHEDINMDLEENTSHGNVVFETEQYVDDSSDDDEEDESESDEEDGEDEEEEEEEEEEDEEENLYDMLPELGSRETTDFLRRLIGVGEGVDNNNRDEHFVNNRTESENAGNRDNERISGGDADTEQEEPRAGFLRAFGELSNARNETSGGPVPSNFMAVMQRLMGDGMMFGSGGGFGSSMGSESSEIESLINNLEQRDDTYIVLESLNQLSERLLMMNGLTAERLIPANKLAKSIIQIMEDPKLAEELELHLVACRCLYNFLEVNQDFIHDALNNNAIPALCNKLMEITYIDLTEQALQTLEMISRDPISHNSIISNQGLSACLQYLDFLTVHAQRKCLSIVSNSCTNISIANHGRVKEAFHSITEVVRSHTDSNVVENAWISVSRIINSFKNNPELLDQLFDGREDFLKELTEVIILSSNKSSNTSSSSNSNSNSSSGSNSNTKPSSNSSKVAVSFASCLSLIKSLIILASVSVNISQTLIVYCRIDKVIVQSLSKYEKTRSNIDQECASLSVQALMAAPKDLVANFLTLIGYLLPVTYSPHDSLFNFNSRIEESPEKEKINERRRSLCLEIIPQEYQQFVNNIWPVVIMSFQASMDFEIRRKSFTDLYRMVHSLSGDELVSVDSKEPIGTLIASVVTQYKESVLTEMNEMKPPSTGSWVNSQSGSKNDSRNRIPESRSNEALSSSSLVSSAVAEDENMSESGNDNEDEMDAEGEDEEEDEEDEDDEDEDDEDEEEEDEEEEDEEREEDDDNDEQVIGFGDNYHPRKETLYIKNALPTISLYCSLKIMEILISKNTQVFATKFEKEGLMSDIDQISTEFKSWGIKPDAQVNPSEQQQTPRRYISMSAYSNKYIDMEITKDYVMNTLSANDSYSKIAQAASNIHQLYTNFTSINDLSLSKHMKDLKELSSVLSDPKNYKTFGFTEWSTIWQKLKTILDSNSSDRSSSSYSGVSSFELSSSGLIGSLANLFSEDNLREHDLELTDMYKSFVSSLFGDDYDAVTTLIHKLQEALTRAESFDIISAGASGPVNSHSAYARDASRTSLMANQIKLRLKTEDDGNEVLAKSLQNMVLSVHAIATFKSVQTFIQQRLRFMEEFTKPSERGVSHDNVDASDSLVDQKSKHGDYNIEFLINGEVIPIETTIYGAIHRAVQKDKHTNHPQSNKIWGDVHLVTFRKVSAEVSNDSQINQYNFTYDEHELDGYDKSIVDVLKLLEALFKMNTLVVDSGIGKGIPTKEFTNWKLAVKLNRQLEEPLVVASGTLPDWSLHLTKHFAFIFPLETRVFFLQSTSFGYSRLIYHWQLRGEQSLENNSEGSQNSRNSRPQLGRPTRHKVRISRNMMLQSAIKVLELYGSTPGILEIEYFDEAGSGLGPTLEFYATVSKEFIRKKLKFWRDQSLSNFGSKKGLESNDPYIINSNGLFPAPMDRTQISSDNGKKILYFCSSLGKFVARALLDSRIIDFNFNPIFLKLIQFLNRKTLQAHTTPKQSRKFATLSNLHLVDPELARSLEHLQKYIKVYERTPASQKRDLRIDDATIEDLGLYFVLPGYPNYELIPNGREVQVDHTNLEAYIHKVVDATLFTGVISQTKAFMEGFSKVFPINSLIIFSYKELVELFGNAEEDWSFDALSSAINANHGYNKESEGIKNLISVLVEFDKEEKRQFLQFLTGSPRLPIGGFKSLRPELTVVRKMAEDGLKDDDYLPSVMTCANYLKLPNYSSKDVMKRKLLQAISEGAGAFLLS; encoded by the coding sequence ATGGGTGCAGATGAAGGACCTAGCTCAAAGAACGTGCAAAGTGCAGACTCCAATTCCGTGGGTATTGCAAATGATATTGCTACTGTTTTATCTTCAGACGAAGAACATGAAGATGATTCATTATTGAGGCTAGCACAACAAGCACAGCATAGAAAATTAAGCCAACGggattttgcaattgagCACGAAAGTCATCCCGAATTGGAGATTGATGAAATTCAAGAAGATCACGAGGATATCAATATGGATCTTGAGGAAAATACGAGTCATGGTAATGTGGTTTTTGAAACAGAGCAGTATGTTGATGATTCaagtgatgatgacgaagaagatgaaagtgaaagcgatgaagaggatggagaagacgaagaggaagaggaagaagaggaagaggaagacgAGGAAGAAAACCTCTATGATATGCTTCCGGAGCTAGGCTCTCGCGAAACAACTGATTTTTTACGCCGCTTGATTGGTGTAGGAGAAGGtgttgataataataatagagACGAGCATTTTGTAAATAACCGCACAGAATCTGAAAATGCCGGCAATCGTGATAATGAAAGAATAAGTGGTGGAGATGCTGACACCGAGCAAGAAGAACCACGAGCTGGTTTCTTACGTGCTTTTGGAGAATTATCGAACGCAAGAAATGAGACAAGTGGCGGTCCTGTTCCATCCAATTTTATGGCTGTTATGCAAAGGCTTATGGGTGATGGTATGATGTTTGGAAGTGGTGGAGGTTTTGGCAGTAGCATGGGTAGCGAGAGTTCTGAAATTGAATCTTTAATCAATAATTTGGAACAACGCGATGACACTTATATTGTGCTCGAATCATTAAACCAACTCTCGGAAAGACTACTTATGATGAACGGTTTGACTGCAGAGAGACTTATCCCAGCAAACAAGCTTGCCAAATCCATCATTCAAATCATGGAGGATCCCAAGTTGGCCGAAGAGTTGGAACTCCACCTTGTTGCTTGTCGATGTCTATATAACTTTCTTGAAGTAAATCAGGACTTTATTCACGATGCATTAAACAACAATGCGATACCTGCATTATGCAATAAGCTTATGGAAATTACATACATTGACTTGACTGAACAAGCCTTGCAGACTTTGGAAATGATATCACGAGACCCAATCTCACATAATAGCATAATCTCAAACCAAGGCTTGTCCGCATGTCTCCAATACCTCGATTTCCTAACAGTACATGCACAACGAAAGTGTTTGAGTATTGTCTCAAATTCGTGCACAAACATAAGTATCGCTAATCACGGACGTGTTAAAGAAGCATTCCACTCTATAACTGAGGTTGTTAGAAGTCATACAGACTCTAACGTCGTTGAAAATGCGTGGATCTCAGTATCAAGAATTATAAACAGTTTTAAAAATAATCCTGAGTTGCTAGATCAATTATTTGATGGACGAGAAGATTTTTTGAAGGAACTTACAGAGGTGATTATTCTTAGTTCTAACAAGTCGCTGAATACAAGCTCAagctcaaactcaaactcaaactcaagcTCTGGATCCAATTCAAACACAAAACCAAGTTCTAATTCATCCAAAGTTGCTGTTTCCTTTGCATCTTGTTTAAGCCTCATCAAAAGCTTAATCATTCTTGCTAGTGTCAGTGTCAATATCTCACAAACCCTCATTGTCTACTGCAGAATTGATAAGGTTATTGTTCAACTGCTAAgcaaatatgaaaaaacaagatCAAATATTGATCAAGAATGTGCTTCCCTATCTGTTCAAGCTTTGATGGCTGCCCCAAAGGATTTAGTTGCAAATTTCCTTACTTTGATTGGCTACCTTTTGCCAGTCACATATCTGCCACACGATTcattatttaattttaattcaaGAATTGAAGAGAGCCccgagaaagaaaaaattaatgagAGAAGACGTTCGTTATGTCTTGAAATCATCCCACAAgaatatcaacaatttgTCAATAATATCTGGCCTGTGGTTATTATGAGTTTCCAAGCCTCGATGGACTTTGAGATTCGCAGAAAAAGCTTTACTGATTTGTACAGAATGGTACACTCCTTATCGGGTGATGAATTGGTAAGTGTTGATTCGAAAGAACCGATTGGAACTTTGATTGCTTCTGTTGTCACTCAGTATAAAGAGTCTGTGTTGACTGAGATGAACGAGATGAAACCACCTTCAACAGGATCATGGGTGAATTCTCAATCTGGTTCCAAGAATGACTCTCGTAATCGTATACCTGAGTCAAGAAGTAATGAGGCAttgtcttcttcgtctttgGTTTCTTCTGCAGTAGCCGAAGATGAAAATATGAGTGAAAGTGGTAACGacaatgaagatgaaatgGACGCCGAAGGggaggatgaagaagaagatgaagaagatgaagatgatgaagatgaagatgatgaggacgaggaagaggaggacgaggaagaggaggacGAAGAGcgagaagaagatgatgataatgatgaacAAGTAATAGGATTTGGTGACAATTACCATCCTCGAAAGGAGACATTATATATCAAGAATGCATTACCAACAATTCTGCTTTACTGCTCACTCAAAATAATGGAAATTCTCATTCTGAAAAACACCCAAGTATTTGCCAcgaaatttgaaaaagaaggattaATGCTGGACATTGACCAAATTCTGACCGAGTTTAAAAGTTGGGGCATAAAACCAGACGCGCAAGTGAACCCTAGTGAACAACAGCAAACTCCAAGAAGGTACATTTCGATGTCTGCGTATTCAAACAAGTATATCGATATGGAAATAACCAAAGATTATGTCATGAACACATTGTCTGCGAATGACTCGTATTCCAAAATTGCACAAGCCGCATCTAACATTCATCAACTTTATACAAATTTTACTTCAATCAATGATTTGAGTTTATCCAAGCACATGAAAGACTTGAAGGAACTTAGCTCTGTACTATCGGATCCTAAAAACTACAAGACATTTGGGTTCACAGAATGGTCAACAATCTggcaaaaattgaaaacaattctcgataGCAATCTGTCTGATagatcttcttcatcttatTCAGGTGTTTCTAGCTTTGAGCTTCTGTCATCTGGCTTGATTGGTCTGCTCGCTAATTTGTTTCTGGAGGACAATTTACGTGAACATGATTTGGAACTCACCGATATGTATAAATCATTCGTATCACTGCTTTTCGGTGATGACTATGACGCGGTGACTACATTGATACACAAATTGCAAGAGGCTTTGACAAGGGCAGAGTCATTTGACATTATTTCAGCGGGTGCATCAGGCCCAGTAAATTCACACTCAGCCTATGCACGCGATGCAAGTAGAACTTCGCTAATGGCGAATCAAATCAAGCTTCGATTGAAAACAGAGGACGATGGAAATGAGGTTCTTGCAAAGTCGTTGCAGAATATGGTATTATCGGTACATGCAATTGCCACTTTCAAATCAGTGCAAACTTTTATACAACAAAGATTGCGATTTATGGAAGAATTTACAAAACCACTGGAAAGAGGGGTTCTGCATGATAATGTCGATGCAAGTGATTCTTTAGTGGATCAAAAGAGCAAGCATGGTGATTACAATATCGAGTTCTTAATCAATGGTGAGGTCATCCCCATTGAAACAACCATTTATGGAGCAATACATCGAGCCGTACAAAAAGATAAACATACCAATCACCCTCAAAGTAATAAGATCTGGGGAGATGTGCATCTTGTTACATTCCGCAAAGTTAGTGCTGAAGTGAGCAATGACTCACAAATCAACCAATACAACTTTACGTATGACGAACATGAGCTCGATGGCTACGACAAATCTATAGTTGatgttttgaaattgttggaaGCATTGTTCAAGATGAATACATTAGTTGTAGATAGTGGTATTGGTAAAGGTATTCCAACAAAGGAATTCACAAATTGGAAGTTGGCAGTAAAGTTGAATCGACAATTGGAAGAACCGTTGGTGGTCGCTAGCGGCACTCTCCCTGACTGGAGCTTGCACTTGACGAAACATTTTGCATTCATTTTTCCGTTGGAAACAAGggtttttttccttcaatCGACTTCGTTTGGCTATTCTCGCCTCATATATCATTGGCAATTACGAGGTGAACAGAGCCTTGAAAATAATTCTGAAGGGTCACAAAATAGCCGCAACCTGCGGCCACAATTGGGCAGGCCAACTAGGCACAAGGTTCGTATATCACGGAATATGATGCTACAAAGTGCAATCAAAGTGTTGGAACTTTACGGATCAACGCCTGGCATATTGGAGATTGAATATTTTGATGAAGCTGGATCAGGATTGGGTCCTACTTTGGAGTTTTATGCAACTGTTTCAAAGGAATTCATTCGCAAGAAGTTAAAGTTTTGGAGAGACCAAAGTCTTTCAAACTTTGGCTCTAAAAAAGGACTAGAACTGAATGATCCATACATCATCAATAGTAATGGGCTTTTTCCAGCACCAATGGATAGAACACAAATTCTGAGTGACAATGGCAAGAagattttgtatttttgttcttcgCTTGGGAAATTTGTTGCTAGAGCTCTACTTGACTCTAGAATTAttgattttaattttaaccCAATTTTTCTTAAACTCATTCAGTTTTTGAACCGCAAAACTTTGCAAGCTCATACTACACCAAAGCAAAGTAGAAAATTTGCGACATTGTCAAACCTTCACTTAGTTGATCCCGAATTGGCTAGATCATTAGAGCACCttcaaaaatatataaaagtaTATGAAAGAACTCCAGCGTCACAAAAACGGGACCTTCGCATTGACGATGCAACAATTGAGGATTTAGGTCTTTACTTTGTCCTACCAGGCTATCCGAACTACGAGTTGATTCCAAATGGCCGGGAAGTGCAAGTTGACCATACGAATTTGGAAGCTTATATCCATAAGGTTGTTGATGCAACCCTATTCACTGGTGTAATTTCCCAAACAAAAGCATTTATGGAGGGTTTTTCAAAGGTGTTTCCAATCAACTCCCTTATTATATTCTCTTATAAAGAGTTGGTGGAGCTCTTCGGTAATGCAGAAGAAGATTGGTCATTTGATGCTTTGTCATCGGCAATAAATGCAAATCATGGTTACAATAAAGAATCAGAAGGAATCAAAAATTTGATCAGCGTGTTGGTTGAGTTTgacaaggaagaaaagaggcAGTTTTTACAGTTTTTAACTGGCTCACCCAGATTACCTATTGGTGGATTCAAGAGTTTACGGCCTGAGCTAACCGTTGTGCGTAAGATGGCTGAAGATGGTTTGAAAGATGATGATTACTTGCCCTCTGTGATGACTTGTGCAAACTATTTAAAGTTACCAAATTACTCCAGTAAAGATGTGATGAAGCGCAAGTTATTGCAGGCAATCAGCGAAGGTGCCGGTGcatttttattatcatag